The following coding sequences lie in one Labrus bergylta chromosome 5, fLabBer1.1, whole genome shotgun sequence genomic window:
- the LOC109986203 gene encoding inhibin beta B chain has protein sequence MHLFTSESKMTPSFSVPAFLFLVPFLLKGLCVRGSPGCASCGLSAMEKDAEEMLLIEIAKQQLLDKLHLKERPNISQTVPREALLTALRKLHSGRVRQDGTLELENNIPTKDQSYEIVSFADIDDMGSGDGAGLSLTFQFLQERGQSIQVLQSSLWIYARSSGDPNRDSRLPARVFLTAEGGAYGSNRTLVIEKMLEVQESNWHTFPITRTLQTFLDGGQHRLRLEVSCDEDGKNLCSLDSSADSLHQPFMVAQVHLREDRSKHLLRKRSLRCGDDVTVCCKRDFYIKFKDIQWHDWIIAPEGYHMNYCMGQCPQHLSGSPGMASSFHATVFSQLKVNGINTATSSCCVPTERRPLSMVYFDSQHSIVKRDVADMIVESCGCT, from the exons atgcatttatttactTCAGAGTCCAAGATGACGCCGTCTTTCTCAGTCCCTGCCTTTCTGTTTTTGGTACCCTTTTTGTTGAAGGGTCTCTGCGTCAGAGGCTCTCCAGGCTGCGCGTCTTGCGGCTTGTCTGCGATGGAGAAAGACGCAGAGGAAATGCTGCTGATAGAAATCGCAAAGCAACAACTTTTGGACAAGCTGCACCTGAAAGAGAGACCAAATATCAGTCAGACAGTGCCCCGGGAGGCGCTCCTCACTGCGCTGCGCAAACTGCACTCGGGGCGCGTCAGACAGGATGGGACTCTTGAGCTAGAGAACAATATACCTACCAAAGATCAAAGCTATGAAATAGTGAGCTTTGCTGATATAG ATGATATGGGGAGTGGTGATGGAGCTGGTCTTAGTCTTACCTTCCAGTTCCTGCAGGAACGTGGCCAGAGTATCCAGGTCCTCCAGTCTTCTCTGTGGATCTACGCCCGCTCCTCCGGGGACCCTAACCGAGATTCCCGCCTCCCTGCCAGGGTTTTCCTCACCGCAGAGGGGGGGGCATATGGCTCTAACCGCACCCTGGTGATAGAAAAAATGCTGGAGGTCCAGGAGAGTAACTGGCACACCTTCCCTATCACCCGCACCCTGCAAACCTTCCTGGATGGAGGCCAGCATCGTCTACGTCTGGAGGTCAGCTGTGATGAGGATGGGAAGAACCTCTGCTCCCTTGACAGCTCTGCTGACAGCCTCCACCAGCCCTTCATGGTGGCCCAGGTGCATCTCCGTGAAGACCGCTCCAAGCACTTACTCAGGAAGCGCTCACTGCGCTGTGGGGACGATGTCACCGTGTGCTGTAAGAGAGACTTCTACATCAAGTTCAAAGATATCCAGTGGCATGACTGGATCATTGCACCTGAAGGCTATCACATGAACTACTGCATGGGTCAGTGCCCTCAACACCTGTCTGGCTCACCTGGTATGGCATCCTCGTTCCATGCCACTGTCTTCAGCCAGCTGAAAGTCAACGGCATTAACACGGCTACATCTTCATGTTGTGTTCCCACTGAGCGTCGGCCTCTCTCCATGGTTTACTTTGACTCGCAGCACAGCATTGTCAAAAGGGACGTCGCTGATATGATAGTGGAGTCCTGCGGATGCACATAA